Proteins encoded within one genomic window of Diorhabda sublineata isolate icDioSubl1.1 chromosome 1, icDioSubl1.1, whole genome shotgun sequence:
- the LOC130453380 gene encoding antichymotrypsin-2-like isoform X4 yields the protein MVLVKVKDFESSHRLCRKIISHSLCNVVFVSVFVIFSPKLFLGFFHLLILTQSTAMSSDDNNLSAVLQGNALFTRNAYQIFAEEKGKNIFFSPISIHSILSLAAQGAKGDSQKAFIKALQVSDIQTLASGYQTAMKKLNSIEDVTLLMANKVYVKQSYLLQDEFKSKAVDYFLSEVQNIDFTKNIDAAKTINNWVEGKTNSKIKDLIQPDDLDDYTRLILINAIYFKGKWAEPFDPESTKTEKFYLSKTDTIDVQMMHTKKKFYFKNDEALDAKVLELPYTNRDLSMIVILPNQIDGIDDLEAKLAKTDLTKITENMYRPDVIVALPKFKIETTIDLEEPLIKMGLDVVFTDNADFSGMLKSPEPLCISKVIHKAFIEVNEEGAEAAAATVVRVALKCSLTFKPPAEKFIAEHPFVIILVRRNPGNEQNHILFTGRIRDPKH from the exons ATTCAgtccgaaattatttttag gtttttttcatCTACTTATACTCACTCAATCAACAGCCATGTCTTCTGATGATAATAATCTTAGTGCCGTCCTTCAAGGAAATGCACTATTTACAAGAAACGCTTATCAAATTTTTGCCGAAGAAAAAggcaaaaacatatttttttcgcCAATAAGTATACATTCGATTTTATCCCTGGCCGCTCAGGGGGCCAAAGGTGATTCTCAAAAAGCTTTTATTAAGGCTCTTCAAGTTTCCGATATCCAAACATTAGCATCCGGTTACCAAACTGCTATGAAAAAGTTGAATTCTATCGAAGATGTAACTTTATTAATGGCCAATAAGGTGTACGTTAAACAGAGTTACTTGCTTCAAGATGAATTTAAAAGTAAAGCCGTGGATTATTTCCTCTCCGAGGTCCAGAACATAgactttacaaaaaatatagacGCAGCTAAAACCATTAACAATTGGGTAGAAGGAAAAACTAACAGCAAAATCAAGGATTTAATACAACCCGATGATCTAGATGATTACACTCGTTTGATTTTGATAAACGCTATTTACTTCAAAGGCAAATGGGCAGAACCTTTCGATCCTGAATCGACAAAAACCGAAAAATTCTATTTAAGTAAAACCGATACCATCGATGTTCAGATGATGCACACTAAAaagaaattctacttcaaaaaTGACGAGGCTTTAGATGCTAAGGTATTGGAATTACCGTATACCAATAGGGACTTGAGCATGATCGTTATTTTGCCCAACCAAATCGATGGTATCGATGATTTGGAAGCTAAATTAGCTAAAACGGACCTGACCAAGATAACCGAGAACATGTATAGACCGGATGTAATCGTAGCTCTgcctaaatttaaaattgaaaccACCATAGATCTGGAGGAACCTTTAATAAAG ATGGGTCTTGATGTCGTCTTCACCGATAATGCCGATTTCAGCGGCATGCTTAAGAGCCCCGAACCATTATGTATCAGCAAAGTTATACACAAAGCTTTTATTGAGGTTAACGAAGAAGGAGCCGAAGCTGCCGCAGCTACTG TCGTCAGAGTGGCTCTTAAATGTTCCTTAACCTTCAAACCTCCTGCTGAAAAATTCATTGCGGAGCATCCCTTCGTTATAATCCTTGTAAGAAGAAATCCAGGGAATGAACAAAACCATATTCTTTTCACAGGAAGAATTCGTGATCCCAAACATTAA
- the LOC130453380 gene encoding antichymotrypsin-2-like isoform X13: MVLVKVKDFESSHRLCRKIISHSLCNVVFVSVFVIFSPKLFLGFFHLLILTQSTAMSSDDNNLSAVLQGNALFTRNAYQIFAEEKGKNIFFSPISIHSILSLAAQGAKGDSQKAFIKALQVSDIQTLASGYQTAMKKLNSIEDVTLLMANKVYVKQSYLLQDEFKSKAVDYFLSEVQNIDFTKNIDAAKTINNWVEGKTNSKIKDLIQPDDLDDYTRLILINAIYFKGKWAEPFDPESTKTEKFYLSKTDTIDVQMMHTKKKFYFKNDEALDAKVLELPYTNRDLSMIVILPNQIDGIDDLEAKLAKTDLTKITENMYRPDVIVALPKFKIETTIDLEEPLIKMGLDVVFTDNADFSGMLKSPEPLCISKVIHKAFIEVNEEGAEAAAATAMECSLRCAPPPPEEFIANHPFIIFMGSSITFAGKITNPTQ, translated from the exons ATTCAgtccgaaattatttttag gtttttttcatCTACTTATACTCACTCAATCAACAGCCATGTCTTCTGATGATAATAATCTTAGTGCCGTCCTTCAAGGAAATGCACTATTTACAAGAAACGCTTATCAAATTTTTGCCGAAGAAAAAggcaaaaacatatttttttcgcCAATAAGTATACATTCGATTTTATCCCTGGCCGCTCAGGGGGCCAAAGGTGATTCTCAAAAAGCTTTTATTAAGGCTCTTCAAGTTTCCGATATCCAAACATTAGCATCCGGTTACCAAACTGCTATGAAAAAGTTGAATTCTATCGAAGATGTAACTTTATTAATGGCCAATAAGGTGTACGTTAAACAGAGTTACTTGCTTCAAGATGAATTTAAAAGTAAAGCCGTGGATTATTTCCTCTCCGAGGTCCAGAACATAgactttacaaaaaatatagacGCAGCTAAAACCATTAACAATTGGGTAGAAGGAAAAACTAACAGCAAAATCAAGGATTTAATACAACCCGATGATCTAGATGATTACACTCGTTTGATTTTGATAAACGCTATTTACTTCAAAGGCAAATGGGCAGAACCTTTCGATCCTGAATCGACAAAAACCGAAAAATTCTATTTAAGTAAAACCGATACCATCGATGTTCAGATGATGCACACTAAAaagaaattctacttcaaaaaTGACGAGGCTTTAGATGCTAAGGTATTGGAATTACCGTATACCAATAGGGACTTGAGCATGATCGTTATTTTGCCCAACCAAATCGATGGTATCGATGATTTGGAAGCTAAATTAGCTAAAACGGACCTGACCAAGATAACCGAGAACATGTATAGACCGGATGTAATCGTAGCTCTgcctaaatttaaaattgaaaccACCATAGATCTGGAGGAACCTTTAATAAAG ATGGGTCTTGATGTCGTCTTCACCGATAATGCCGATTTCAGCGGCATGCTTAAGAGCCCCGAACCATTATGTATCAGCAAAGTTATACACAAAGCTTTTATTGAGGTTAACGAAGAAGGAGCCGAAGCTGCCGCAGCTACTG CTATGGAATGCTCGTTACGTTGTGCGCCTCCACCTCCAGAAGAATTTATCGCAAACCATCCGTTTATAATATTTATGGGAAGCAGTATCACTTTTGCAGGGAAAATCACAAATCCTACAcaataa
- the LOC130453380 gene encoding antichymotrypsin-2-like isoform X20: MLFRLGFFHLLILTQSTAMSSDDNNLSAVLQGNALFTRNAYQIFAEEKGKNIFFSPISIHSILSLAAQGAKGDSQKAFIKALQVSDIQTLASGYQTAMKKLNSIEDVTLLMANKVYVKQSYLLQDEFKSKAVDYFLSEVQNIDFTKNIDAAKTINNWVEGKTNSKIKDLIQPDDLDDYTRLILINAIYFKGKWAEPFDPESTKTEKFYLSKTDTIDVQMMHTKKKFYFKNDEALDAKVLELPYTNRDLSMIVILPNQIDGIDDLEAKLAKTDLTKITENMYRPDVIVALPKFKIETTIDLEEPLIKMGLDVVFTDNADFSGMLKSPEPLCISKVIHKAFIEVNEEGAEAAAATAMECSLRCAPPPPEEFIANHPFIIFMGSSITFAGKITNPTQ; encoded by the exons ATGTTATTTCGTTTAG gtttttttcatCTACTTATACTCACTCAATCAACAGCCATGTCTTCTGATGATAATAATCTTAGTGCCGTCCTTCAAGGAAATGCACTATTTACAAGAAACGCTTATCAAATTTTTGCCGAAGAAAAAggcaaaaacatatttttttcgcCAATAAGTATACATTCGATTTTATCCCTGGCCGCTCAGGGGGCCAAAGGTGATTCTCAAAAAGCTTTTATTAAGGCTCTTCAAGTTTCCGATATCCAAACATTAGCATCCGGTTACCAAACTGCTATGAAAAAGTTGAATTCTATCGAAGATGTAACTTTATTAATGGCCAATAAGGTGTACGTTAAACAGAGTTACTTGCTTCAAGATGAATTTAAAAGTAAAGCCGTGGATTATTTCCTCTCCGAGGTCCAGAACATAgactttacaaaaaatatagacGCAGCTAAAACCATTAACAATTGGGTAGAAGGAAAAACTAACAGCAAAATCAAGGATTTAATACAACCCGATGATCTAGATGATTACACTCGTTTGATTTTGATAAACGCTATTTACTTCAAAGGCAAATGGGCAGAACCTTTCGATCCTGAATCGACAAAAACCGAAAAATTCTATTTAAGTAAAACCGATACCATCGATGTTCAGATGATGCACACTAAAaagaaattctacttcaaaaaTGACGAGGCTTTAGATGCTAAGGTATTGGAATTACCGTATACCAATAGGGACTTGAGCATGATCGTTATTTTGCCCAACCAAATCGATGGTATCGATGATTTGGAAGCTAAATTAGCTAAAACGGACCTGACCAAGATAACCGAGAACATGTATAGACCGGATGTAATCGTAGCTCTgcctaaatttaaaattgaaaccACCATAGATCTGGAGGAACCTTTAATAAAG ATGGGTCTTGATGTCGTCTTCACCGATAATGCCGATTTCAGCGGCATGCTTAAGAGCCCCGAACCATTATGTATCAGCAAAGTTATACACAAAGCTTTTATTGAGGTTAACGAAGAAGGAGCCGAAGCTGCCGCAGCTACTG CTATGGAATGCTCGTTACGTTGTGCGCCTCCACCTCCAGAAGAATTTATCGCAAACCATCCGTTTATAATATTTATGGGAAGCAGTATCACTTTTGCAGGGAAAATCACAAATCCTACAcaataa
- the LOC130453380 gene encoding serine protease inhibitor 3/4-like isoform X8: MVLVKVKDFESSHRLCRKIISHSLCNVVFVSVFVIFSPKLFLGFFHLLILTQSTAMSSDDNNLSAVLQGNALFTRNAYQIFAEEKGKNIFFSPISIHSILSLAAQGAKGDSQKAFIKALQVSDIQTLASGYQTAMKKLNSIEDVTLLMANKVYVKQSYLLQDEFKSKAVDYFLSEVQNIDFTKNIDAAKTINNWVEGKTNSKIKDLIQPDDLDDYTRLILINAIYFKGKWAEPFDPESTKTEKFYLSKTDTIDVQMMHTKKKFYFKNDEALDAKVLELPYTNRDLSMIVILPNQIDGIDDLEAKLAKTDLTKITENMYRPDVIVALPKFKIETTIDLEEPLIKMGLDVVFTDNADFSGMLKSPEPLCISKVIHKAFIEVNEEGAEAAAATDITIMFDCLSPEEEFKVDSPFMIILNRRNPENQQNYILFKGKIHNTNY; this comes from the exons ATTCAgtccgaaattatttttag gtttttttcatCTACTTATACTCACTCAATCAACAGCCATGTCTTCTGATGATAATAATCTTAGTGCCGTCCTTCAAGGAAATGCACTATTTACAAGAAACGCTTATCAAATTTTTGCCGAAGAAAAAggcaaaaacatatttttttcgcCAATAAGTATACATTCGATTTTATCCCTGGCCGCTCAGGGGGCCAAAGGTGATTCTCAAAAAGCTTTTATTAAGGCTCTTCAAGTTTCCGATATCCAAACATTAGCATCCGGTTACCAAACTGCTATGAAAAAGTTGAATTCTATCGAAGATGTAACTTTATTAATGGCCAATAAGGTGTACGTTAAACAGAGTTACTTGCTTCAAGATGAATTTAAAAGTAAAGCCGTGGATTATTTCCTCTCCGAGGTCCAGAACATAgactttacaaaaaatatagacGCAGCTAAAACCATTAACAATTGGGTAGAAGGAAAAACTAACAGCAAAATCAAGGATTTAATACAACCCGATGATCTAGATGATTACACTCGTTTGATTTTGATAAACGCTATTTACTTCAAAGGCAAATGGGCAGAACCTTTCGATCCTGAATCGACAAAAACCGAAAAATTCTATTTAAGTAAAACCGATACCATCGATGTTCAGATGATGCACACTAAAaagaaattctacttcaaaaaTGACGAGGCTTTAGATGCTAAGGTATTGGAATTACCGTATACCAATAGGGACTTGAGCATGATCGTTATTTTGCCCAACCAAATCGATGGTATCGATGATTTGGAAGCTAAATTAGCTAAAACGGACCTGACCAAGATAACCGAGAACATGTATAGACCGGATGTAATCGTAGCTCTgcctaaatttaaaattgaaaccACCATAGATCTGGAGGAACCTTTAATAAAG ATGGGTCTTGATGTCGTCTTCACCGATAATGCCGATTTCAGCGGCATGCTTAAGAGCCCCGAACCATTATGTATCAGCAAAGTTATACACAAAGCTTTTATTGAGGTTAACGAAGAAGGAGCCGAAGCTGCCGCAGCTACTG ATATTACAATAATGTTTGACTGTTTGTCTCCAGAAGAAGAATTCAAAGTTGATAGTCCGTTCATGATAATCCTTAATAGAAGAAACCcagaaaatcaacaaaactatattctatttaaaggaaaaattcataatactaattattaa
- the LOC130453380 gene encoding antichymotrypsin-2-like isoform X2 codes for MVLVKVKDFESSHRLCRKIISHSLCNVVFVSVFVIFSPKLFLGFFHLLILTQSTAMSSDDNNLSAVLQGNALFTRNAYQIFAEEKGKNIFFSPISIHSILSLAAQGAKGDSQKAFIKALQVSDIQTLASGYQTAMKKLNSIEDVTLLMANKVYVKQSYLLQDEFKSKAVDYFLSEVQNIDFTKNIDAAKTINNWVEGKTNSKIKDLIQPDDLDDYTRLILINAIYFKGKWAEPFDPESTKTEKFYLSKTDTIDVQMMHTKKKFYFKNDEALDAKVLELPYTNRDLSMIVILPNQIDGIDDLEAKLAKTDLTKITENMYRPDVIVALPKFKIETTIDLEEPLIKMGLDVVFTDNADFSGMLKSPEPLCISKVIHKAFIEVNEEGAEAAAATAVSMVYLCAFIETSDPEKFVVDRPFMVLLTTADEKTRYVLFAGKITNPVNLDY; via the exons ATTCAgtccgaaattatttttag gtttttttcatCTACTTATACTCACTCAATCAACAGCCATGTCTTCTGATGATAATAATCTTAGTGCCGTCCTTCAAGGAAATGCACTATTTACAAGAAACGCTTATCAAATTTTTGCCGAAGAAAAAggcaaaaacatatttttttcgcCAATAAGTATACATTCGATTTTATCCCTGGCCGCTCAGGGGGCCAAAGGTGATTCTCAAAAAGCTTTTATTAAGGCTCTTCAAGTTTCCGATATCCAAACATTAGCATCCGGTTACCAAACTGCTATGAAAAAGTTGAATTCTATCGAAGATGTAACTTTATTAATGGCCAATAAGGTGTACGTTAAACAGAGTTACTTGCTTCAAGATGAATTTAAAAGTAAAGCCGTGGATTATTTCCTCTCCGAGGTCCAGAACATAgactttacaaaaaatatagacGCAGCTAAAACCATTAACAATTGGGTAGAAGGAAAAACTAACAGCAAAATCAAGGATTTAATACAACCCGATGATCTAGATGATTACACTCGTTTGATTTTGATAAACGCTATTTACTTCAAAGGCAAATGGGCAGAACCTTTCGATCCTGAATCGACAAAAACCGAAAAATTCTATTTAAGTAAAACCGATACCATCGATGTTCAGATGATGCACACTAAAaagaaattctacttcaaaaaTGACGAGGCTTTAGATGCTAAGGTATTGGAATTACCGTATACCAATAGGGACTTGAGCATGATCGTTATTTTGCCCAACCAAATCGATGGTATCGATGATTTGGAAGCTAAATTAGCTAAAACGGACCTGACCAAGATAACCGAGAACATGTATAGACCGGATGTAATCGTAGCTCTgcctaaatttaaaattgaaaccACCATAGATCTGGAGGAACCTTTAATAAAG ATGGGTCTTGATGTCGTCTTCACCGATAATGCCGATTTCAGCGGCATGCTTAAGAGCCCCGAACCATTATGTATCAGCAAAGTTATACACAAAGCTTTTATTGAGGTTAACGAAGAAGGAGCCGAAGCTGCCGCAGCTACTG CTGTTTCGATGGTTTACCTTTGTGCTTTCATCGAAACTTCCGATCCTGAAAAATTTGTTGTCGACAGACCATTTATGGTACTTCTAACCACTGCCGATGAAAAAACTCGTTACGTGTTGTTTGCAGGAAAAATAACAAATCCAGTGAACCTCGATTATTGA
- the LOC130453380 gene encoding antichymotrypsin-2-like isoform X19 encodes MLFRLGFFHLLILTQSTAMSSDDNNLSAVLQGNALFTRNAYQIFAEEKGKNIFFSPISIHSILSLAAQGAKGDSQKAFIKALQVSDIQTLASGYQTAMKKLNSIEDVTLLMANKVYVKQSYLLQDEFKSKAVDYFLSEVQNIDFTKNIDAAKTINNWVEGKTNSKIKDLIQPDDLDDYTRLILINAIYFKGKWAEPFDPESTKTEKFYLSKTDTIDVQMMHTKKKFYFKNDEALDAKVLELPYTNRDLSMIVILPNQIDGIDDLEAKLAKTDLTKITENMYRPDVIVALPKFKIETTIDLEEPLIKMGLDVVFTDNADFSGMLKSPEPLCISKVIHKAFIEVNEEGAEAAAATAMEFMLCCMPPPPEEFTANHPFLVILQGKKEDSDLLFFGKITNPTS; translated from the exons ATGTTATTTCGTTTAG gtttttttcatCTACTTATACTCACTCAATCAACAGCCATGTCTTCTGATGATAATAATCTTAGTGCCGTCCTTCAAGGAAATGCACTATTTACAAGAAACGCTTATCAAATTTTTGCCGAAGAAAAAggcaaaaacatatttttttcgcCAATAAGTATACATTCGATTTTATCCCTGGCCGCTCAGGGGGCCAAAGGTGATTCTCAAAAAGCTTTTATTAAGGCTCTTCAAGTTTCCGATATCCAAACATTAGCATCCGGTTACCAAACTGCTATGAAAAAGTTGAATTCTATCGAAGATGTAACTTTATTAATGGCCAATAAGGTGTACGTTAAACAGAGTTACTTGCTTCAAGATGAATTTAAAAGTAAAGCCGTGGATTATTTCCTCTCCGAGGTCCAGAACATAgactttacaaaaaatatagacGCAGCTAAAACCATTAACAATTGGGTAGAAGGAAAAACTAACAGCAAAATCAAGGATTTAATACAACCCGATGATCTAGATGATTACACTCGTTTGATTTTGATAAACGCTATTTACTTCAAAGGCAAATGGGCAGAACCTTTCGATCCTGAATCGACAAAAACCGAAAAATTCTATTTAAGTAAAACCGATACCATCGATGTTCAGATGATGCACACTAAAaagaaattctacttcaaaaaTGACGAGGCTTTAGATGCTAAGGTATTGGAATTACCGTATACCAATAGGGACTTGAGCATGATCGTTATTTTGCCCAACCAAATCGATGGTATCGATGATTTGGAAGCTAAATTAGCTAAAACGGACCTGACCAAGATAACCGAGAACATGTATAGACCGGATGTAATCGTAGCTCTgcctaaatttaaaattgaaaccACCATAGATCTGGAGGAACCTTTAATAAAG ATGGGTCTTGATGTCGTCTTCACCGATAATGCCGATTTCAGCGGCATGCTTAAGAGCCCCGAACCATTATGTATCAGCAAAGTTATACACAAAGCTTTTATTGAGGTTAACGAAGAAGGAGCCGAAGCTGCCGCAGCTACTG CTATGGAATTTATGCTATGTTGTATGCCTCCGCCTCCAGAAGAATTTACCGCAAACCATCCATTCCTAGTAATTCTTCAAGGAAAAAAAGAAGACAGCGatctattattttttggaaaaatcacaAATCCTACatcttaa
- the LOC130453380 gene encoding serine protease inhibitor 3/4-like isoform X3 — MVLVKVKDFESSHRLCRKIISHSLCNVVFVSVFVIFSPKLFLGFFHLLILTQSTAMSSDDNNLSAVLQGNALFTRNAYQIFAEEKGKNIFFSPISIHSILSLAAQGAKGDSQKAFIKALQVSDIQTLASGYQTAMKKLNSIEDVTLLMANKVYVKQSYLLQDEFKSKAVDYFLSEVQNIDFTKNIDAAKTINNWVEGKTNSKIKDLIQPDDLDDYTRLILINAIYFKGKWAEPFDPESTKTEKFYLSKTDTIDVQMMHTKKKFYFKNDEALDAKVLELPYTNRDLSMIVILPNQIDGIDDLEAKLAKTDLTKITENMYRPDVIVALPKFKIETTIDLEEPLIKMGLDVVFTDNADFSGMLKSPEPLCISKVIHKAFIEVNEEGAEAAAATAIITMVGMCLRFPEEFIVDHPFVIILQHRNTETNQNNILFKGRIIHELGNEIN; from the exons ATTCAgtccgaaattatttttag gtttttttcatCTACTTATACTCACTCAATCAACAGCCATGTCTTCTGATGATAATAATCTTAGTGCCGTCCTTCAAGGAAATGCACTATTTACAAGAAACGCTTATCAAATTTTTGCCGAAGAAAAAggcaaaaacatatttttttcgcCAATAAGTATACATTCGATTTTATCCCTGGCCGCTCAGGGGGCCAAAGGTGATTCTCAAAAAGCTTTTATTAAGGCTCTTCAAGTTTCCGATATCCAAACATTAGCATCCGGTTACCAAACTGCTATGAAAAAGTTGAATTCTATCGAAGATGTAACTTTATTAATGGCCAATAAGGTGTACGTTAAACAGAGTTACTTGCTTCAAGATGAATTTAAAAGTAAAGCCGTGGATTATTTCCTCTCCGAGGTCCAGAACATAgactttacaaaaaatatagacGCAGCTAAAACCATTAACAATTGGGTAGAAGGAAAAACTAACAGCAAAATCAAGGATTTAATACAACCCGATGATCTAGATGATTACACTCGTTTGATTTTGATAAACGCTATTTACTTCAAAGGCAAATGGGCAGAACCTTTCGATCCTGAATCGACAAAAACCGAAAAATTCTATTTAAGTAAAACCGATACCATCGATGTTCAGATGATGCACACTAAAaagaaattctacttcaaaaaTGACGAGGCTTTAGATGCTAAGGTATTGGAATTACCGTATACCAATAGGGACTTGAGCATGATCGTTATTTTGCCCAACCAAATCGATGGTATCGATGATTTGGAAGCTAAATTAGCTAAAACGGACCTGACCAAGATAACCGAGAACATGTATAGACCGGATGTAATCGTAGCTCTgcctaaatttaaaattgaaaccACCATAGATCTGGAGGAACCTTTAATAAAG ATGGGTCTTGATGTCGTCTTCACCGATAATGCCGATTTCAGCGGCATGCTTAAGAGCCCCGAACCATTATGTATCAGCAAAGTTATACACAAAGCTTTTATTGAGGTTAACGAAGAAGGAGCCGAAGCTGCCGCAGCTACTG cAATTATTACTATGGTTGGAATGTGCTTGCGTTTTCCCGAAGAATTTATTGTCGATCAtccttttgttataattttacaaCACCGCAACACCGAAACGAACCAAAACAATATCCTTTTCAAAGGAAGAATAATTCACGAATTGGGGAATGAAATTAACTAA
- the LOC130453380 gene encoding antichymotrypsin-2-like isoform X12 has translation MVLVKVKDFESSHRLCRKIISHSLCNVVFVSVFVIFSPKLFLGFFHLLILTQSTAMSSDDNNLSAVLQGNALFTRNAYQIFAEEKGKNIFFSPISIHSILSLAAQGAKGDSQKAFIKALQVSDIQTLASGYQTAMKKLNSIEDVTLLMANKVYVKQSYLLQDEFKSKAVDYFLSEVQNIDFTKNIDAAKTINNWVEGKTNSKIKDLIQPDDLDDYTRLILINAIYFKGKWAEPFDPESTKTEKFYLSKTDTIDVQMMHTKKKFYFKNDEALDAKVLELPYTNRDLSMIVILPNQIDGIDDLEAKLAKTDLTKITENMYRPDVIVALPKFKIETTIDLEEPLIKMGLDVVFTDNADFSGMLKSPEPLCISKVIHKAFIEVNEEGAEAAAATAVESVMSRCMPPPPEEFIANHPFIIFMGSSITFAGKITNPTQ, from the exons ATTCAgtccgaaattatttttag gtttttttcatCTACTTATACTCACTCAATCAACAGCCATGTCTTCTGATGATAATAATCTTAGTGCCGTCCTTCAAGGAAATGCACTATTTACAAGAAACGCTTATCAAATTTTTGCCGAAGAAAAAggcaaaaacatatttttttcgcCAATAAGTATACATTCGATTTTATCCCTGGCCGCTCAGGGGGCCAAAGGTGATTCTCAAAAAGCTTTTATTAAGGCTCTTCAAGTTTCCGATATCCAAACATTAGCATCCGGTTACCAAACTGCTATGAAAAAGTTGAATTCTATCGAAGATGTAACTTTATTAATGGCCAATAAGGTGTACGTTAAACAGAGTTACTTGCTTCAAGATGAATTTAAAAGTAAAGCCGTGGATTATTTCCTCTCCGAGGTCCAGAACATAgactttacaaaaaatatagacGCAGCTAAAACCATTAACAATTGGGTAGAAGGAAAAACTAACAGCAAAATCAAGGATTTAATACAACCCGATGATCTAGATGATTACACTCGTTTGATTTTGATAAACGCTATTTACTTCAAAGGCAAATGGGCAGAACCTTTCGATCCTGAATCGACAAAAACCGAAAAATTCTATTTAAGTAAAACCGATACCATCGATGTTCAGATGATGCACACTAAAaagaaattctacttcaaaaaTGACGAGGCTTTAGATGCTAAGGTATTGGAATTACCGTATACCAATAGGGACTTGAGCATGATCGTTATTTTGCCCAACCAAATCGATGGTATCGATGATTTGGAAGCTAAATTAGCTAAAACGGACCTGACCAAGATAACCGAGAACATGTATAGACCGGATGTAATCGTAGCTCTgcctaaatttaaaattgaaaccACCATAGATCTGGAGGAACCTTTAATAAAG ATGGGTCTTGATGTCGTCTTCACCGATAATGCCGATTTCAGCGGCATGCTTAAGAGCCCCGAACCATTATGTATCAGCAAAGTTATACACAAAGCTTTTATTGAGGTTAACGAAGAAGGAGCCGAAGCTGCCGCAGCTACTG CTGTGGAATCAGTGATGTCCCGATGTATGCCCCCGCCTCCAGAAGAATTTATTGCAAACCATCCGTTTATAATATTTATGGGAAGCAGTATCACTTTTGCAGGGAAAATCACAAATCCTACACaataa